In Tursiops truncatus isolate mTurTru1 chromosome 19, mTurTru1.mat.Y, whole genome shotgun sequence, a genomic segment contains:
- the LOC141277132 gene encoding RNA-binding Raly-like protein isoform X2, protein MAREPKPGPSRPGQKRPWGRAISCNYDLDYKLYREDVPYRVYEYQRIPPLINRVPIKIRRTHMGMGVKSNFSPHKAPRNSQLTPKIKLQTEELHSIRGELSQIKAQVDHLLHSVERMDQQRDQLSGTEDCEQNRGSGSKGSSCRTTDPQQEPRGQRAHPEADSFQNTDLEKAVKNHAADQEDSQ, encoded by the exons ATGGCTCGGGAGCCCAAGCCCGGCCCTTCCCGGCCAGGCCAGAAGAGGCCATGGGGCAGAGCCATCTCCTG CAACTATGACCTGGATTACAAGCTGTACAGGGAAGATGTCCCCTACAG GGTGTATGAATACCAGAGGATCCCTCCACTAATCAACCGTGTCCCTATCAAGATCCGGAGGACCCATATGGGCATGGGGGTCAAGAGCAACTTCAGTCCCCACAAGGCTCCCAGGAACAGTCAGCTGACCCCCAAGATAAAGC TCCAGACTGAGGAGCTGCACTCCATCAGGGGAGAGCTGAGCCAGATCAAAGCCCAGGTGGACCACCTGTTGCACAGTGTGGAGCGCATGGACCAGCAGAGGGACCAGCTTTCAG GGACAGAGGACTGTGAACAGAACAGGGGCTCTGGAAGTAAAGGCTCCTCATGCAGAACCACTGATCCCCAGCAGGAGCCCAGGGGCCAGAGGGCCCATCCAGAGGCGGACAGCTTCCAGAACACAGACCTGGAGAAGGCA GTGAAGAATCATGCAGCAGACCAGGAAGACAGCCAGTAG
- the LOC141277132 gene encoding RNA-binding Raly-like protein isoform X1 has translation MAREPKPGPSRPGQKRPWGRAISCNYDLDYKLYREDVPYRVYEYQRIPPLINRVPIKIRRTHMGMGVKSNFSPHKAPRNSQLTPKIKLQTEELHSIRGELSQIKAQVDHLLHSVERMDQQRDQLSGTEDCEQNRGSGSKGSSCRTTDPQQEPRGQRAHPEADSFQNTDLEKALWPVGSRGHLLLPKTVSHLGKDWGEESCSRPGRQPVEGCNPSRLISSRHLP, from the exons ATGGCTCGGGAGCCCAAGCCCGGCCCTTCCCGGCCAGGCCAGAAGAGGCCATGGGGCAGAGCCATCTCCTG CAACTATGACCTGGATTACAAGCTGTACAGGGAAGATGTCCCCTACAG GGTGTATGAATACCAGAGGATCCCTCCACTAATCAACCGTGTCCCTATCAAGATCCGGAGGACCCATATGGGCATGGGGGTCAAGAGCAACTTCAGTCCCCACAAGGCTCCCAGGAACAGTCAGCTGACCCCCAAGATAAAGC TCCAGACTGAGGAGCTGCACTCCATCAGGGGAGAGCTGAGCCAGATCAAAGCCCAGGTGGACCACCTGTTGCACAGTGTGGAGCGCATGGACCAGCAGAGGGACCAGCTTTCAG GGACAGAGGACTGTGAACAGAACAGGGGCTCTGGAAGTAAAGGCTCCTCATGCAGAACCACTGATCCCCAGCAGGAGCCCAGGGGCCAGAGGGCCCATCCAGAGGCGGACAGCTTCCAGAACACAGACCTGGAGAAGGCA CTCTGGCCTGTGGGCTCCAGGGGACACTTACTGCTGCCCAAGACTGTATCACATCTAGGAAAAGACTGGG GTGAAGAATCATGCAGCAGACCAGGAAGACAGCCAGTAGAAGGTTGTAACCCCTCCAGGCTCATCAGCTCCAGGCACCTTCCCTAG
- the EXOSC6 gene encoding exosome complex component MTR3 produces the protein MPGDNRRIRGPEESQPPQLYATDEDEVPAARDPTRLRPVYARAGLLSQAKGSAYLEAGGTKVLCAVSGPRQVEGGERGGGPAGAGGETPAALRGRLLCDFRRAPFSGRRRRAPPGGSEERELALALQEALEPAVRLGRYPRAQLEVSALLLEDGGSALAAALTAAAIALADAGIEMYDLVVGCGLSRAPGPEPTWLLDPTLLEEERAAAGLTVALMPVLNQVAGLLGSGEGGPTESWAEAVRLGLEGCQRLYPVLQQCLVRAARRRGAATPP, from the coding sequence ATGCCCGGGGACAACCGCCGCATCCGCGGGCCCGAGGAGTCGCAGCCGCCGCAGTTGTACGCGACCGACGAGGACGAGGTGCCGGCCGCTCGCGACCCGACGCGGCTCCGGCCTGTGTACGCGCGCGCCGGGCTGTTGAGCCAGGCCAAGGGCTCGGCCTACCTGGAGGCGGGAGGCACCAAGGTGCTGTGCGCAGTGTCCGGCCCACGCCAGGTAGAGGGCGGTGAGCGCGGTGGCGGCCCGGCCGGAGCGGGCGGCGAGACCCCGGCCGCGCTGCGGGGCCGCCTGCTCTGCGACTTCCGCCGCGCGCCCTTCTCGGGCCGCCGGCGCCGCGCTCCCCCGGGTGGCAGCGAGGAGCGTGAGCTGGCGCTGGCGCTGCAGGAGGCGCTCGAGCCGGCCGTGCGCCTGGGCCGCTACCCGCGCGCGCAGCTCGAGGTGTCGGCGCTGCTGCTCGAGGACGGCGGCTCGGCTCTGGCCGCCGCGCTCACGGCTGCCGCGATCGCCCTGGCCGACGCGGGCATCGAGATGTACGACCTGGTGGTGGGCTGCGGCTTAAGCCGCGCGCCGGGGCCGGAGCCCACCTGGCTGCTGGACCCCACGCTGCTAGAGGAGGAACGCGCCGCCGCCGGCCTCACCGTGGCGCTTATGCCGGTGCTCAACCAGGTGGCCGGGCTGCTGGGCAGCGGGGAGGGCGGCCCGACCGAGAGCTGGGCGGAGGCCGTGCGCCTGGGTCTCGAGGGCTGCCAGCGCCTCTACCCCGTTTTGCAGCAGTGCTTAGTACGGGCCGCCCGCCGGAGGGGCGCCGCCACGCCGCCCTGA